The window CGCCGCGCGGACAACATCCGGCAGCAGATAATAGCCAAGCAGGCCACCGGATTCACCGGGAAGATCGATCATCGCGGTGAAATTACCGACCGTTCCCGCGATGTAGCGTTCTTTGCCGAGATGTTCGATCAGGTAATCGCACGCCTCGAATATTGACGGATCGGGCGGTGTTTCCTCGACCGGCTCGAGGTAATCCTCGATTTTTGGTTCCCGTGCCTGTTCCGTTGGCGGACGTTCGACGACGGAGATATCGTTGGTGAGTTCGGAAGCCCGCCAGATCGTGCCGTTTGCTTCCTGCCATGTCGCGTCGTCTAGACGTTTTACCCTGGGCGGATCGTAATCTTTCGGGGGCGCAATGGCCGCTTCCTTGAACGTGATGATGTCGCAACAATCCAGTTTTGTGAAAAATTCGACCGTGTCGCGTTTCCAACTTTCGACGACCTCGTCGCGACGTCCTTCCCAGAAGGCGATCTGGCATGCAATCTTGTTGCGCACATAGGTCTTGCGCCCGATGACGGCCTCGATGGTGTCGTAATCCACGACGTACAATCCCAGCGGGATATAGGGCGCCGATTCGCGTGCAAGGGTTCGCTGGACACATTCCTTTGCGGTCATTTTCGCGCGATCTTCCAAAAGGGGGTGTCGGGCATGATGGTCGAGTCTCCCCGTCAAGCCGTCAGCGCGACTTGGACAGCGCCTTGGACGTGTTCATTGTGTCTTGGAAATATTGAACGATTACGCCGATAGCGCCGGCGCCGAGAATGACGCCCAGCAGGACGCCGAGCCAATCCACCCACGCATCCGACGGATCCGCCGCCCGCAAGGGCCGGCATTGCGATATCTTGTGAATATGCACGTTACTCGTCTCCCAATGACAATCTCCGCGCAAACAAGGATATAGGAAGGCCCAAAAGGACGCAACAGATGAAAGTAAGCGATGGGCGGTGGAGCCGTTCGGATGTTGTCAATGTCTTTCATATTCCTTTGCCGGCCGGTTGGTTTTCATGTGGAGTCGCCGCACTCTTTCTCAGGGCTTCCAGGGTTTGCGCGGCCTCGACATGGTTTGGGTCGAGGCGTAACGTCTGCTCGAACAGATGACGCGCCCGATCCGTTTTGCCCTGCCCCAACAAGGCAACTCCAAGGGCATGGGTAACGGATGAATCCCAAGGGCGTTCCTTGTATGCCACGACCAGATCCGCTTCCGCTTCCGCGTATTGTTTCAATTGAAGAAAAGCCACGGCGCGGTT of the Candidatus Hydrogenedentota bacterium genome contains:
- a CDS encoding uroporphyrinogen decarboxylase family protein, whose product is MTAKECVQRTLARESAPYIPLGLYVVDYDTIEAVIGRKTYVRNKIACQIAFWEGRRDEVVESWKRDTVEFFTKLDCCDIITFKEAAIAPPKDYDPPRVKRLDDATWQEANGTIWRASELTNDISVVERPPTEQAREPKIEDYLEPVEETPPDPSIFEACDYLIEHLGKERYIAGTVGNFTAMIDLPGESGGLLGYYLLPDVVRAAASQQVARQNQRDAWYIRPGQDAVFFEQDMAASKGPLISPDLFREFCFAPMRDRVQHVRALGKQVILHNCGNNRPLMGQFIEAGIQCYQSLQTIPDMELGALKRDFGRHMSFWGGIALETLITGSPDDCRQGVRHAMEIGAPGGGFILGPSHSIAKGTPYDNFMAAMDEYVRLRDKI